In one window of Verrucomicrobiota bacterium DNA:
- the carB gene encoding carbamoyl-phosphate synthase large subunit, translating into MKQDLLVRAKSLGFSDRQIAHLTGQTEEEIRALRYGMGLVPSYRLVDTCAAEFEAYTPYYYSTYDRGDDEVRGNEARKIMILGGGPNRIGQGIEFDYCCVHAAFALKADGFETLMVNSNPETVSTDYDTSDKLFFEPLTLEDVLHIYEREKCWGAIAQFGGQTPLNLALGLQKNGVRILGTSPQSIEIAEDRKLFAAMLRKLDIPQPPNGIATNEQEALEAARALGYPILVRPSFVLGGRAMQIVYSEAELQHYMRFAVEASPERPVLVDKFLEDATEVDVDCIADVGQDGRSGRIVIGGMLEHIEFAGVHSGDAAMVLPPHTLTPAVIDKIREHTHAMARELKVVGLMNVQYAVKDDVVYVLEVNPRASRTVPFVSKAIGVPLAKLAAQIMAGKTLEELGFTEEIWPTYWAVKESVFPFNRFHGQDILLSPEMRSTGEVMGLDADLGVAYAKSQMAANAPLPLSGNVFLSVSDHHKAGVVEVARLFTELGFQLVATGGTARILAAAGLAVRQIHKLSEGRPNAVDLLKNKEIQLVINTPSGASPRADEVKIRTTAVYTGTPIMTTLSGARAAALGIAALKRSGYEVRTVQEYH; encoded by the coding sequence ATGAAGCAAGACCTGCTGGTTCGCGCCAAGTCGCTCGGATTCTCCGACCGCCAAATCGCCCATCTGACGGGCCAGACGGAGGAGGAGATCCGAGCACTCCGCTATGGCATGGGTTTGGTGCCGAGCTACCGTCTGGTCGATACCTGCGCCGCCGAATTCGAGGCTTACACGCCGTATTATTACTCCACTTACGATCGCGGCGACGACGAAGTGCGCGGCAACGAGGCCCGAAAGATCATGATTCTCGGCGGAGGCCCGAACCGCATCGGCCAGGGCATCGAATTCGACTATTGCTGCGTGCACGCCGCGTTCGCACTGAAGGCGGACGGATTCGAGACGCTGATGGTGAATTCGAATCCGGAGACCGTTTCCACCGATTACGACACCAGCGACAAACTCTTTTTTGAACCGCTCACGCTGGAGGATGTTCTGCACATTTACGAGCGGGAGAAATGCTGGGGGGCCATTGCCCAATTCGGCGGCCAAACGCCCTTGAACCTTGCCCTGGGATTGCAAAAGAACGGCGTGCGTATCCTTGGCACCAGTCCGCAAAGCATCGAGATCGCGGAAGACCGCAAGCTCTTCGCCGCCATGCTGCGCAAGCTCGATATCCCCCAGCCGCCAAACGGCATCGCCACCAACGAACAGGAGGCGCTTGAGGCGGCCCGCGCTCTCGGTTATCCGATTCTGGTCCGGCCCTCGTTTGTGCTCGGCGGTCGGGCGATGCAAATCGTCTATTCCGAAGCCGAGCTGCAACACTACATGCGCTTCGCGGTGGAGGCTTCGCCGGAGCGTCCGGTGCTGGTGGACAAGTTTCTCGAGGATGCCACCGAGGTGGACGTGGATTGCATCGCGGATGTGGGCCAGGACGGACGATCCGGACGCATCGTGATTGGCGGGATGCTCGAGCACATTGAGTTTGCCGGCGTGCATTCCGGGGACGCGGCGATGGTTTTGCCGCCCCACACGCTCACTCCCGCGGTGATCGACAAAATCCGGGAACACACCCACGCGATGGCTCGTGAACTGAAGGTGGTGGGGCTGATGAACGTGCAGTACGCCGTCAAGGACGACGTCGTTTATGTGCTGGAAGTGAACCCGAGAGCTTCTCGCACGGTGCCTTTTGTGAGCAAAGCCATCGGGGTTCCTCTGGCCAAGCTCGCGGCGCAGATCATGGCCGGCAAGACGCTCGAAGAACTGGGCTTCACCGAGGAAATCTGGCCAACCTATTGGGCCGTCAAGGAGTCGGTGTTTCCCTTCAACCGGTTTCACGGACAGGACATCCTGCTCTCTCCGGAGATGCGTTCCACCGGTGAAGTCATGGGTCTGGATGCCGATTTGGGCGTGGCCTATGCCAAATCCCAGATGGCGGCCAACGCGCCGCTCCCGCTGTCAGGCAATGTCTTTCTGAGTGTCAGTGATCATCACAAGGCGGGTGTGGTGGAGGTGGCGCGGCTGTTCACCGAGCTGGGATTTCAGCTCGTGGCCACCGGCGGCACGGCCCGCATTCTGGCCGCGGCGGGGCTGGCCGTGAGACAGATTCACAAGCTTTCAGAGGGCCGTCCCAATGCGGTGGATTTGCTCAAGAACAAGGAAATCCAGCTCGTGATCAACACGCCCAGCGGCGCGAGTCCGCGGGCCGACGAAGTGAAGATTCGCACCACGGCGGTTTATACGGGCACCCCGATCATGACGACCTTGAGCGGGGCGCGCGCGGCGGCCTTGGGCATCGCGGCATTAAAGCGGTCCGGGTACGAAGTGCGAACGGTGCAGGAATACCACTGA
- a CDS encoding phosphoribosylamine--glycine ligase yields the protein MSDPLDVIVLGVGAFTHGVMRALADDGAKVRAFLTRNYGHYGPRLAGECWDASQASSPLDLPGARQASLFLPMSLEWALKPWTAEVLDSGVPILCPTGEGLRLERERDCARALCERFGIPFPRSYFAANGAEALHYTRRHPAGYVLKNPLCAPNSPLHTIACETVAETEAWIRRVDDREGIFLQEYLGRREAGHIALVSAGELYSLVTNQEYKRAFDGNQGIVAGAPLGGLVEADPEDRYGLAAELLRPLLPWFREVRFHGPVQVTAMRHRDRWHVLEYNVRLGVTSGPMLSRMLKDPASVFLAAARNLPLRPVFKPGLRFGCSLTLAGYGYPFTSLEGPEVPVEVRGPFSCDVWWNEVRADSAGAPVATGHRVADVCALAGELEDAIALAYENIRRIRVMGSYFRTDVGRSLWPPGSE from the coding sequence ATGTCTGACCCTCTCGATGTGATCGTTTTGGGCGTCGGCGCTTTCACGCACGGCGTGATGCGTGCCCTGGCGGATGATGGTGCCAAAGTGCGCGCCTTTCTCACCCGAAATTACGGGCACTATGGCCCCCGATTGGCGGGAGAGTGTTGGGACGCTTCCCAGGCGAGCAGTCCCTTGGACCTTCCGGGGGCCCGTCAAGCCAGCCTCTTCTTGCCCATGTCGCTCGAATGGGCGCTGAAGCCATGGACCGCGGAGGTGCTGGACAGTGGGGTGCCGATTCTCTGTCCCACGGGCGAGGGGTTGCGTTTGGAGCGAGAACGGGATTGTGCGAGGGCCTTGTGTGAACGATTTGGGATCCCTTTTCCAAGGTCCTACTTCGCAGCCAATGGCGCTGAGGCCTTGCATTACACGAGGCGCCATCCGGCCGGTTATGTCTTGAAGAACCCGCTCTGTGCTCCCAACAGTCCACTCCACACCATCGCCTGTGAGACGGTGGCCGAGACTGAGGCTTGGATCCGCCGGGTCGATGATCGCGAGGGCATCTTTTTGCAGGAATACCTCGGACGAAGGGAGGCGGGGCATATTGCACTTGTCAGCGCGGGCGAGTTGTATTCCCTGGTGACCAATCAGGAATACAAACGGGCCTTCGACGGCAACCAAGGGATTGTGGCGGGCGCGCCCCTGGGCGGTTTGGTCGAAGCCGATCCTGAAGATCGTTACGGGTTGGCCGCGGAGCTTTTGCGTCCTCTTTTGCCATGGTTTCGGGAAGTCCGCTTTCATGGTCCCGTTCAAGTGACGGCCATGCGGCATCGCGATCGCTGGCACGTGTTGGAATACAATGTGAGGCTTGGTGTGACGAGCGGGCCGATGTTGTCGCGGATGCTGAAGGATCCGGCCTCCGTGTTTCTGGCTGCCGCCCGGAATTTACCTTTACGTCCTGTGTTCAAGCCGGGGCTTCGCTTTGGATGTTCGCTCACGCTGGCGGGATATGGGTATCCGTTTACGTCTTTGGAGGGGCCGGAGGTGCCGGTGGAGGTGCGGGGTCCGTTCTCGTGCGACGTGTGGTGGAATGAAGTGCGCGCGGATTCCGCGGGCGCTCCGGTGGCCACGGGGCATCGCGTGGCCGATGTGTGCGCATTAGCCGGAGAATTGGAGGACGCCATCGCCTTGGCTTATGAGAACATCCGGCGCATCCGGGTGATGGGAAGCTATTTTCGAACCGATGTGGGAAGGAGTTTATGGCCGCCCGGTTCGGAGTAA
- the alr gene encoding alanine racemase, producing the protein MWEGVYGRPVRSNPMTHDEHGRGAWIEIDIGNLQANFEKIRAELPARVGMLSVVKAGGYGHGAEWVARCALDQGAFGLGVATIGEAAPLRRAFPEARILMLANPMPEDFQPAVELKVTLCPGQMETLERMEHFGRGRGEPLLIHLKINTGMNRYGLRWDEVESWTSRMRTFRHVRLEGVFSHFAMSDEADKTSAILQMERFAAVLEVMKRSGLDPGLRHLCNSGGFLDLPGAHWDVVRLGLLPLGVFPSKVCRRIPGIEPVLSVKARLAAIQRIKPGETVGYGLRYTATCERVMGIVPLGYGDGFPRVRNEGEVLVGGRRAPLAGSVAMDAFAVDLTEIPEARLYDEVVVLGRQGSEEIRAEEMAALKKSVTYDLLSGWRGRLPRRLADPRTRG; encoded by the coding sequence ATGTGGGAAGGAGTTTATGGCCGCCCGGTTCGGAGTAACCCCATGACGCACGACGAGCATGGCCGGGGCGCCTGGATCGAGATCGACATCGGGAACCTGCAGGCCAATTTTGAAAAGATCCGCGCGGAGCTTCCGGCGCGAGTCGGCATGCTGTCCGTGGTCAAAGCGGGTGGTTACGGGCATGGCGCCGAGTGGGTGGCGCGGTGCGCGCTGGACCAGGGTGCTTTCGGGCTCGGAGTGGCGACGATCGGCGAGGCGGCACCGTTGCGTAGAGCTTTTCCCGAGGCAAGAATCCTCATGCTGGCCAATCCCATGCCGGAGGATTTCCAACCCGCGGTCGAATTAAAAGTGACGTTGTGTCCGGGCCAGATGGAGACGCTGGAGCGGATGGAGCATTTTGGCCGCGGGCGTGGCGAACCCTTGCTCATCCACCTCAAGATCAACACGGGGATGAACCGCTATGGTTTGCGGTGGGACGAGGTGGAGTCATGGACCTCGCGGATGCGAACCTTTCGGCACGTGCGGCTGGAAGGTGTTTTTTCGCATTTCGCCATGAGTGATGAGGCGGACAAGACCTCCGCGATTCTCCAGATGGAGCGATTCGCGGCGGTCCTGGAAGTCATGAAACGCTCGGGGTTGGATCCCGGGTTGAGACATCTTTGCAACAGCGGCGGATTTCTGGATTTGCCGGGAGCCCACTGGGACGTGGTGCGGCTGGGATTGCTGCCGCTGGGGGTGTTTCCATCCAAAGTGTGCCGACGCATTCCGGGGATTGAGCCGGTGTTGTCGGTTAAAGCCCGCCTCGCCGCGATTCAGCGCATCAAGCCTGGCGAAACGGTCGGATACGGTTTGCGCTACACCGCGACGTGTGAGCGCGTGATGGGGATCGTGCCGTTGGGATACGGCGATGGTTTTCCCAGGGTTCGAAACGAAGGGGAAGTGCTGGTGGGCGGAAGGCGCGCACCCCTGGCCGGGTCCGTCGCGATGGACGCGTTTGCGGTGGATTTGACTGAAATACCCGAGGCCAGGTTGTACGACGAAGTGGTGGTGTTGGGGCGGCAAGGGAGTGAGGAAATTCGGGCCGAGGAAATGGCGGCGTTGAAGAAGAGCGTGACTTATGATCTGTTGTCCGGGTGGCGCGGACGGCTGCCCCGTCGCCTTGCGGATCCCCGGACTCGGGGTTAA
- a CDS encoding RNA-binding protein, producing the protein MISNERPSPYGHHGQRHGQGHGHGHNNHRSHDSGARGSSQEDTLQSTKIQIERKTFVLTLKENARGRFLRITEDVNGRRDTIIIPSTGLEEFRKAVEEMVQVSDETPPRNDGME; encoded by the coding sequence ATGATTTCGAACGAACGGCCTTCGCCCTACGGGCATCACGGACAACGGCACGGCCAGGGCCATGGCCACGGACACAACAACCATCGCTCGCACGATTCCGGGGCGCGCGGTTCCTCCCAGGAGGATACCCTTCAATCGACCAAGATTCAGATCGAGCGCAAGACGTTCGTTCTGACCTTGAAGGAGAATGCCCGGGGCCGCTTTTTGAGGATCACCGAGGATGTGAACGGCCGCCGCGACACCATTATCATTCCATCCACGGGCCTCGAGGAATTCCGCAAAGCCGTGGAGGAGATGGTTCAGGTTTCCGACGAGACGCCGCCGCGCAATGACGGCATGGAGTGA